One segment of Triticum aestivum cultivar Chinese Spring chromosome 2A, IWGSC CS RefSeq v2.1, whole genome shotgun sequence DNA contains the following:
- the LOC123190815 gene encoding uncharacterized protein has protein sequence MRILQFAFRRICSLISSDANRLKPCLSRHFSTFENFDAYPVSNAIWHSREVDMKDLGDPVNFFGRNRMFDSILYNKLVGRPKSKDGREINPYLAKIIKMNPRMVSEIFAYALRSLAVITVENHRMGVPLGAAVKLSNLRISYSHGKFVLLNILPKSPGYKGLTLQQRCNDWIAIRDLVKQLVEEVCGSGVQYPVDFAHWLEKLGEPQPQIFMILYHTVFLRSNARFYYHVSLDQFCRKEPRGKFNIIMNDSELRELLREIGDLRELLNLAELNEFLKCCIAGDDGTQAAASKYPKGGQPSNGTGQQGQAPPATGQQGQAPPATGQQGQAPPATGQQGQAPPATGQQSQPSQATGQQGQPAARGGQSQTFNSSNAPPQGQPSQAQGNSIPQGQALQTQDPYALLQQARLKGGHTLVAVHRNSPVHGCQKTCVGFSFIQRSMLNRGQLFRSSISRSFPSTIQFLSSSARKGFSINWTWSACLVRLGTHGNLQ, from the exons ATGAGGATTCTGCAGTTTGCTTTCCGGAGGATATGTTCCCTGATTTCATCTGATGCAAACCGCCTTAAGCCGTGTTTGTCTCGTCACTTTTCTACCTTTGAAAATTTTGATGCCTATCCAGTCAGTAATGCAAT TTGGCATTCTAGGGAAGTCGACATGAAGGATCTTGGAGATCCTGTCAATTTCTTTGGCAGGAACCGAATGTTTGATTCAATATTATACAACAAGCTTGTAGGCAGACCTAAAAGCAAGGACGGAAGGGAGATCAATCCGTATCTTGCCAAGATCATCAAGATGAACCCAAGAATGGTGTCTGAAATATTTGCTTATGCACTGAGATCGTTGGCGGTTATTACTGTGGAAAACCATCGGATGGGGGTTCCTTTAGGTGCTGCTGTGAAGCTATCTAACCTGAGGATCTCTTATTCTCATGGTAAGTTTGTCTTGCTCAATATCCTGCCAAAGTCACCCGGCTACAAGGGTTTGACTCTGCAACAGAGATGTAATGATTGGATAGCAATAAGAGATCTTGTGAAGCAGTTGGTTGAGGAGGTTTGCGGGAGTGGTGTTCAATATCCTGTGGATTTTGCCCACTGGCTTGAGAAGTTGGGTGAGCCTCAGCCACAAATATTCATGATACTATACCATACCGTGTTCCTAAGATCGAATGCCCGTTTCTATTACCATGTTTCGCTGGATCAGTTCTGCAGAAAGGAACCAAGGGGCAAGTTCAACATTATTATGAATGATTCTGAATTGCGTGAGTTGCTGAGGGAGATAGGTGACCTTAGAGAACTGTTAAACCTTGCCGAACTGAATGAGTTTCTGAAGTGCTGTATAGCAGGTGACGATGGAACTCAAGCAGCTGCTTCTAAATATCCAAAGGGCGGGCAACCAAGCAATGGTACAGGCCAGCAGGGTCAAGCACCACCAGCCACAGGCCAGCAGGGTCAAGCACCACCAGCCACAGGCCAGCAGGGTCAAGCACCACCAGCCACAGGCCAGCAGGGTCAAGCACCACCAGCCACAGGCCAGCAAAGTCAGCCATCTCAAGCCACAGGCCAGCAGGGTCAACCAGCTGCTCGAGGTGGCCAGAGTCAAACGTTCAATTCAAGTAATGCTCCACCACAAGGTCAGCCATCTCAAGCCCAAGGGAACTCAATCCCACAAGGACAGGCATTGCAAACTCAGGACCCTTATGCACTGCTTCAGCAGGCCAGACTCAAAGGTGGGCACACCTTGGTTGCTGTCCACCGCAACAGCCCTGTGCATGGTTGCCAAAAAACATGTGTAGGCTTCTCTTTCATTCAAAGATCGATGTTGAATCGCGGTCAATTATTCAGATCGTCTATTTCACGTTCCTTCCCTTCGACCATACAGTTCTTGAGCTCTTCTGCAAGAAAGGGATTCAGCATCAATTGGACATGGAGTGCTTGTTTGGTGAGACTAGGGACACATGGAAATTTGCAATAG
- the LOC123190816 gene encoding 3-oxoacyl-[acyl-carrier-protein] synthase 3 B, chloroplastic: MVAASGIAPPRAAAALPCARARAGHRPGFLRSPPVAAAAKASVAAQLRCCASAVDDSVVAPAAPRPRLPRVVGMGSKLIGSGSATPSLCISNDDLSKFVETSDEWIAARTGIRNRRVLSGGETLGGLSVKAAQRALEMAQVRPEDVDLVLFCTSTPDDLFGGAGRVLAEVGCTNAFGFDITAACSGFIVGLITATRFIKGGGIQNVLVVGADALSQYVDWTDRGTCILFGDAAGAVLVQSCNADEDGLLGFCVQSDGHGQKHLHCSSSNADSILSKTNGVPGFPPKKTNFSCIEMNGKEVFRFAVRCVPQSIEKALEEAGLPASSIDWLLLHQANQRIIDAAASRLSIPSEKVISNLANYGNTSAASIPLALDEAVRGGKVKAGDVIAASGFGAGLIWGSAIVKWG, translated from the exons ATGGTGGCCGCCTCCGGCATCGCGCCGCCGCGGGCCGCGGCCGCGCTCCCCTGCGCGCGGGCGCGCGCAGGGCACCGGCCCGGCTTCCTCCGATCCCCTCCGGTGGCCGCAGCCGCTAAGGCCTCCGTGGCGGCGCAGCTGCGGTGCTGCGCCTCCGCCGTCGACGACAGCGTGGTCGCGCCGGCCGCGCCCAGGCCCCGCCTCCCCAG GGTGGTTGGCATGGGCTCAAAGCTCATCGGAAGCGGATCGGCCACTCCATCACTTTGTATTTCAAATGACGACCTTTCAAAATTTGTTGAAACGTCCGATGAATGGATCGCGGCGCGGACTGGGATTCGGAACAGGCGGGTTCTTTCAG GAGGCGAAACACTGGGAGGGCTTTCAGTAAAGGCAGCACAAAGGGCACTTGAGATGGCCCAAGTAAGACCTGAAGATGTTGACCTTGTTCTCTTTTGCACATCTACTCCAGACGATCTCTTTGGCGGTGCTGGTCGG GTGCTGGCGGAGGTGGGGTGCACAAATGCATTTGGCTTTGATATCACTGCTGCCTGTAGTGGGTTCATTGTTGGTTTAATTACAGCTACTCGTTTTATCAAAG GTGGAGGTATTCAAAATGTCCTTGTAGTTGGGGCAGATGCTCTTTCGCAATATGTGGATTGGACAGATAGAGGTACATGCATCCTCTTTGGCGATGCTGCTGGTGCTGTTTTGGTCCAG TCATGCAATGCTGATGAAGATGGCTTGCTAGGTTTTTGTGTGCAAAGCGATGGCCATGGGCAAAA GCACCTGCATTGTTCATCATCGAACGCTGACTCAATCTTATCCAAGACCAATGGTGTCCCTGGCTTCCCACCGAAGAAGACCAACTTTTCTTGCATCGAAATGAACGGAAAGGAGGTTTTCCGCTTTGCTGTACGTTGTGTCCCACAGTCCATCGAGAAGGCGCTAGAGGAGGCCGGCCTACCTGCCTCCAGTATAGATTGGCTGTTGCTTCACCAA GCTAACCAGCGGATCATCGATGCTGCTGCCAGTCGGTTATCTATCCCATCGGAAAAAGTCATCTCAAACCTTGCTAATTACGGCAACACCAGTGCGGCATCCATTCCATTAGCACTGGACGAGGCTGTTCGTGGCGGGAAGGTGAAGGCGGGCGACGTCATCGCAGCATCTGGCTTCGGAGCTGGACTCATCTGGGGTTCGGCTATCGTCAAATGGGGTTAA